ACTGGACCGCGGGCAGGATGGAATGCCGTAGACATGATCGGAGCTCCATGCCCTCGGTATGCGAGGCGGTGGTCAGTCCCAGCCTTAGCTCCTGCCCGATCGTAACGATGGCAGGGATAAATACCCCCCTCCTCCGTaccgacgatgaagaaagtAGGATCAGATTGAGGGAAAGACATGGTTGTGGGCGCGAGATCTTCTGTTTTGGATGGGGGAGGGGTCGTCAACTCCAGGTATTCTTGCGGCTGCGATAGCATGTCGACCGTCCAGCCACAAACAACTCCGTCGGTGGAGACAGTCAGGATATTATGTGCGTTTTGAGTACCAATGATCGAGATGCTGTAGACGGGATGAGTATGTCCGGAGCCGGTCAATGGGGTCTTTTGCACGGGGGCGCCGCCACCAGCCCGTGACGATCGAGTATCCCATAGAAGCACCTGGCCCGAATATGAACCTCCGACAATCAAGTTAGGATGGAAGGGTGAGAATTTCGCGGTGAGAATGTCGGAAGTAGAATGAAACACATATTCGGGCCGAGAGTGCAGATGCTGATTCCAAACCTGGACAAGCCCATCGGGTTCATGAGGAGCTGATGGATTTTTGGTGTATGAGGCGAGAACAAGCTCAGGGAACTGTGGCTGAGTCAGTAacagggaagaaggggaagaagaagaaaaagaagaagcagcaaAGGAAGACTTCCTGCTTCGGAGATTGGGGATCCCTCACCTTTGGAGAAAAACTGAGATCGGTGATCATGCGCTTCTTGCTCCAACGTTCATCGTAGAATTGGCAGACTTCTCGAATTCCCCGCCTCTTCTTTCCAgtttcttcatcctcttccatgtCTCCATTTATGCCAAGCTCGTAGTCAGCCAGAACGTCATATTCTTCGTCCAATGCCCGCTCAATCACCTTGGAGGAACGCTCAACAAAGTCTAAGAAATCGTTGGACGAGGTGACTGCCTTTaattcatcatcgtcgagcATGCGCATTGGATAGCGGACTTGCGTTGAATGTGTCATGCTATCAGACCCCGTGCCTCTGTTTGCCATCTGTAGCTCTTCCTCGATCTCTTTGCGAATCTTCTGCCGAATTTCCTCATCGCGCTCCCGGTCCCGCCGACTCAGTCGCTTACTCGATCTTGAGACGCCAGCGTCTCCCTCAGCATCCTCAGCATCGGAGCCGGGTTCAGATCGAGGTGGCGATTGCAAGTCATCTGTCTGAATGGCCTTGCTGTACGTGACAAGCTCTGGCTTTGGTTCAGGGGCAGGCGTGGTCTGAATCTCCGACGCGGAGTACGTGTATGCCTGTCCATCGCCGATCGTTTGCACAGCGACAGACTGCAAGGGTGGCCGAGATGATGGCGATTGGGTTTCCACGTTATCACCACTAAGTTGACTGGCACTGAGAACAGAGTTGGGGCGACTTCCTTTTCGCGACGGGCCCTCCGCACCATGGCTAAGGGAAGCTGAACCTGGGCGGTCGACCAGGCGTGAAATTAAATCATCGAGCTCAGCCCGACTATCGGTACGACTAGGGACAGGTGAGGCGATCTGAACGCATTCTCAGTCAGCTGGCAAGTTGACTCGTGAATTATGAGCGTTTCCCCAAGCGGCATTTACCTCTGAAGCATCACCGATACTATTCCGATTATTCGAAAACTCTCTTTGGCGCAATTCACgctgcttcttgagctcAGCTAGCTTCGCCCGTTTCGCCAAAATCTCATTTTTGCGCTGTTGAATGGTTGACATTTCGAGCTCGCCAGCAGTTCAAGCACATTCAAAGCTATGTTGATCACCAGGAATTGTAGATGTACCCGTACTAATGTTGTTGTCCTGCGGGCGGGTTTGGAGGGGATGACATAAGCCGCCCAGGTCCCGGGAACGGCGCCGGAAAAACTCGCGCTGAACAGGGACTGAACCACCTCGCCTTGTCCAAACCCGAGGATTCATTGCCATTGACGGTTGACAGTTGTTGAACGGTCCCTCGGATTTCTCACTCattccttcttgctcttcgaTCCGGTTTCCAGCAACCTCGCAGAAATGGCCAGCACTCAGGGTGTCAACGTGAGTCCCCATCGGCCCAGAATCCACCCCCATCGCAACGTGACGCAAGTGAGATCGGATGTCTAATCGGCCATTGCCTCTTCCCAGGTCTTCCGCTACTCGGCTCTCGTTGCCGGTCTCATCTACGGTGTCTACCACCAGTCATCCATCACCCAGGCCGCCAAGCGCACGGAGATTGAGCACGAGTACGCCCGCAAGGAGCGCTTGATCGAgcaggccaaggccgaaTACAGGAAGAAGACCCAGCCCAAGCAGGAGACCACCACACAATCAAGTGGATGTACGTGACGCGACTGCCTTTTCCAAACAATACCGTTGAAGACCAGCGCCTTTTGGGCTGCTTAGGTCTATCGTCTCGGATACACGGTGCTAACCGGTCTCTCATTCTTTCAGTGATCACCGACTTTGAAGACCCCAAGTTCGACCTCGAGGCTTTCTtgctggccaaggccaaggagaacCCTTGAATAAGCTGAGATATGGTATAGAGGAGGGATGGATACGCATTTGCCTGCCATGCTCGCACATCCCCCCAGGGTATTAAATGCGATTGCTCGGGTCCATTCACTGTACGATTGTTCGGGTCTAATTTGCCCCCGAGTTGCAACATTGCGAGCGAAAGATGCaatgattttcttttgatttgttttcttttaCTCATCATTTTAGACGTTATCATATGGGTCCTGTACATACCCTGGGCTATCGTGCGACTGTACACTACAGTTGGACCCCAAGAAAAGAGCAAAATGATCGTATTACGCACTTTTGAGAACTCGCGGCTGCACTCGCGTCGCGTTTACAAACATCCCTGTCAGCCATGACTCCCAGCCACCAGTATTGACCGCGCAACGAGTGAAGGTGAATGAAAGCGGCGATTCCGGTACGCCATTGATGTGACCCTCCTCCCCTAGTCGCGTTTGCCTAGCAAGGCCATCGTGTCGAAGAAGGCGTTGGTCGAGTGTTGAGCCTCGGTCTGCACGAcgatgggggaggggaataGTAGCTTCGCTGTCGAGTCCCATTTCCAACCGCAGCTGGTGAACTTGCTAATCACCGAAGACTCCCCACTCTCTAGCGCTTGTGGATCCAGACCAAGGTAGCTTGCTGCGACATCAGGTCTGATAGCTTCGTAGGATTTACTGACCGCGATTAACGTTTCGTCTTGGAAGAAACCTGAATCACGCTGAAATCAGCATTGAGCGTTCAATGGAAAGGTCCGGTACCCATGGATTGCACTCGTACCGTCAAATCTCCGGATTAGTGGTCGTATCGCTTGCGGCCAGGGGATCTCTCGGAGAATCTGATACACTTGGCCATGTTGAGTTTGCCACAAGGCTCGAAGGAGCGTCAGGCAATTCTGAGTTGACGTGTCTGAGTTTCGAAGGGCGTCTGGCACTCTTTGCGTCAAGGCGCGAGCTTCGGAGCTGTGAAGCCAACAGGTCATGTGTGAGCGCAAGTCATTGCCAACGAATGAAACTCAAGATGCGCTTACAGCTGATTCGTGAGAAGGtgagcgaagaagaagcttgAATAAAACACGCTCAATAGTTCATTGTGTTCCCCTCCTGACCCGGCATTTGTTGAGACAGAAGCCAGCAGAGCCGCCTCGATTTCATATCGTGACAAAACTTCATAAAGCTGTGACGGTGGAAGGTTGGACGCAGCCACAGTCGAAAGCTGGTTCAGTGTGAGAGGAGGAAGCTCCATTTTAGATTCAGCCGGAGCTAACTCGGAGTTGTCTTGCCTGAATGCAATGAAAAAGCTGATGTGGAAGCTGAAAGTTGAATAAATAAGATTCTGCTTTAAATTTTGGGTAGATTCAATGTGAATAAGGACAAAGAACGACGAGGCTGTGAAGTACGAGCGGCGATCTCTCCATCTGCGATTGATTGCGGGGAGCAGTCGGAGGTGGCGCGTTTTCCCCGATGCAATGCCAAGACTCCAGAAGTGACCACCTTTCGcagctcttcttcctccacatCATCAACCCGGCGCTCAAAGAACACCCATTGGCGCCTCCGCCCAATTCCTTTTCTAATTTCAtgtttttctcttgattccTGGACTTTTCTCCATTTTGCTGGCCATTATGGCCCAATCTTCGCCCCTCGACATTGTGCTGAAAGGCAGCTCCGGTCAAAGCACACGCG
This genomic window from Penicillium oxalicum strain HP7-1 chromosome III, whole genome shotgun sequence contains:
- a CDS encoding COP9 signalosome complex subunit 8, yielding MELPPLTLNQLSTVAASNLPPSQLYEVLSRYEIEAALLASVSTNAGSGGEHNELLSVFYSSFFFAHLLTNQLSEARALTQRVPDALRNSDTSTQNCLTLLRALWQTQHGQVYQILREIPWPQAIRPLIRRFDGFFQDETLIAVSKSYEAIRPDVAASYLGLDPQALESGESSVISKFTSCGWKWDSTAKLLFPSPIVVQTEAQHSTNAFFDTMALLGKRD